One Vigna unguiculata cultivar IT97K-499-35 chromosome 11, ASM411807v1, whole genome shotgun sequence DNA window includes the following coding sequences:
- the LOC114168390 gene encoding E3 ubiquitin-protein ligase RGLG4-like isoform X2 yields MDCQCIHVVIEGSISFNNKSLHAIGNTPNPYEKAITIIGKTLAPFDDDNLIPCFGFGDATTHDQEVFSFHTDHSSCHGFEEVLACYQKVVPNLRLSGPTSYAPVIEAAIDIVEQSHGQFHVLVIVADGQVTTSGKDGELSPQEARTIKAIADASSYPLSIVLVGVGDGPWDDMKKFDDKIPVRDFDNFQFVNFTDIMSKKSSSSEKEAAFALAALMEIPFQYKAAIELGLLGRVTGRSNKIVPRPPPAPYSRLVPPARVLSNMPTTFMDDERNQMACAICLTNRKDLAFGCGHMTCRDCGSRLTNCPICRQRITNRLRVFSG; encoded by the exons ATGGACTG CCAATGCATCCATGTTGTTATTGAAGGAAGTATCTCATTCAACAATAAAAGCTTACATGCTATTGGAAATACACCAAACCCGTATGAGAAAGCCATCACTATCATTGGCAAGACTCTGGCTCCGTTTGATGATGACAACTTGATTCCTTGTTTTGGCTTTGGTGATG CCACCACTCATGATCAAGAAGTGTTTAGCTTTCACACTGATCATTCATCTTGCCATGGATTTGAAGAAGTTTTGGCTTGTTATCAAAAAGTTGTTCCAAACTTAAGACTTTCAG GACCAACTTCTTACGCTCCGGTGATTGAGGCTGCAATAGACATAGTTGAGCAAAGTCATGGCCAATTCCATGTGTTAGTTATTGTTGCAGATGGCCag GTTACAACAAGCGGTAAAGATGGAGAACTAAGTCCACAAGAAGCAAGAACTATAAAAGCAATAGCTGATGCAAG TTCATATCCCCTGTCTATTGTTCTGGTTGGAGTTGGTGATGGACCTTGGGATGACATGAAGAAGTTTGATGACAAGATTCCTGTTCGCGACTTTGACAATTTTCAG TTTGTTAACTTCACTGACATAATGTCTAAGAAATCAAGCTCCTCCGAAAAAGAAGCTGCTTTTGCTTTGGCTGCTCTAATGGAGATACCTTTCCAATATAAAGCAGCCATTGAACTAGGACTACTAGG TCGAGTAACAGGAAGGTCAAATAAAATTGTTCCGAGACCTCCTCCAGCTCCTTATTCTAGGCTTGTGCCACCAGCTCGTGTTCTCAGCAATATGCCAACAACTTTCATGGACGATGAGAGAAATCAAATG gCATGTGCTATTTGTCTGACAAATAGAAAGGATTTGGCCTTTGGATGTGGTCACATG ACTTGTAGAGACTGTGGATCCAGGTTAACTAACTGTCCAATATGCCGTCAGAGGATCACCAATCGTTTGAGGGTGTTTTCTGGCTGA
- the LOC114168389 gene encoding uncharacterized protein LOC114168389 isoform X3, translating into MAASGASLDLNWLLGLLGLGEKGASISDRSIKTWLQILFFTLVIGFWFLLYHLAEDTESNHSVNEVDEFDEFDNVYELDQYFHEEDCHRTTVSGGGDGRRHGGCAFCGNFATTRCSRCKSARYCSMKCQIIHWRSRHKYECHESKVATDKTETSDNERSSKVVQNSEMESASNASTVEDGVLWSPESDMAVEVSSNNHVNNLHGCKVCDKPSTTRCSRCKAVQYCSVKCLIMDWKWHKVDCIARVDSAPTQTPHRDGGMLQNSYEEEDNVQSPGPLSLECHPAGSTSFKSPTEVSEDPSNKALLYVEDEVAKSRNETLLLQSELDEWKNLAKFEREKFQSLKRQSNYQNAVQESNAEKRQLEEHVQCLESECADLKKVLQEEHKRAQRLTVESGKSHEAAKIAMKEVEAVRQEIQEEREHSQHLKENFRRDLIFAESRAAIAEEKLSDLYRKIRTSDYKICSVCLSNDKDLAFGCGHMTCRDCGSKLSRCPICREQITNYIKLFPG; encoded by the exons ATGGCTGCTTCTGGTGCATCATTGGACCTGAATTGGCTTCTGGGGTTGCTTGGTTTGGGAGAAAAGGGAGCATCCATTTCTGATCGTAGCATCAAAACATGGCTTCAGATATTGTTCTTCACACTTGTGATTGGATTCTGGTTTCTGTTGTATCACTTAGCAGAAGACACAGAAAGCAATCACAGTGTGAATGAGGTTGATGAGTTTGATGAATTCGACAACGTTTACGAGTTAGACCAGTACTTTCATGAGGAAGATTGCCACCGGACAACCGTGTCCGGTGGCGGTGATGGGAGGAGACACGGTGGCTGTGCCTTCTGTGGAAATTTCGCCACCACAAGGTGCTCTCGCTGTAAGTCTGCTAGATATTG CTCTATGAAATGCCAAATTATACATTGGAGATCAAGGCATAAATATGAATGCCATGAATCAAAGGTTGCAACAGATAAAACAGAAACAAGTGATAATGAAAGAAGCTCAAAGGTTGTTCAGAACTCTGAAATG GAGAGTGCCTCTAATGCTTCCACTGTTGAAGATGGAGTTCTGTGGAGTCCAGAATCAGATATGGCAGTGGAAGTTTCTAGTAATAACCATGTTAACAATTTGCATGGCTGCAAAGTATGTGATAAGCCAAGTACCACAAGATGTTCACGATGCAAAGCTGTGCAATACTG ctcAGTGAAGTGCTTGATCATGGACTGGAAATGGCATAAAGTGGACTGCATTGCAAGGGTTGATTCAGCTCCAACACAAACACCCCACAGAGAT GGTGGAATGCTGCAGAATTCATATGAAGAGGAAGATAATGTTCAATCACCTGGTCCTCTTTCTTTGGAGTGTCATCCAG CAGGAAGCACAAGCTTCAAGTCTCCAACTGAAGTATCAGAG GATCCTTCCAACAAAGCGTTATTATATGTCGAAGATGAAGTAGCAAAGTCTag GAATGAGACTTTATTATTACAATCAGAACTTGATGAGTGGAAGAATCTAGCAAAGTTTGAGAGAGAAAAATTTCAAAGCCTCAAAAGACAATCAAACTACCAG AATGCAGTGCAAGAAAGCAATGCAGAGAAGAGACAGCTAGAAGAACATGTACAATGTTTAGAG AGTGAATGTGCTGACTTGAAGAAAGTACTGCAAGAGGAGCATAAACGTGCTCAACGTCTTACAGTGGAATCTGGCAAGAGTCATGAAGCTGCAAAAATAGCCATGAAAGAAGTTGAAGCAGTAAGACAAGAGATACAAGAAGAGAGAGAGCATTCCCAACATCTTAAGGAGAATTTTCGCAGAGATCTTATATTTGCTGAATCTAGAGCTGCAATTGCTGAG GAAAAACTCAGTGATCTTTATAGGAAAATCAGAACGTCAGATTATAAG ATTTGTTCTGTATGCCTCTCCAATGACAAGGACTTGGCCTTTGGATGTGGACACATG ACTTGCAGAGACTGTGGATCAAAGTTATCAAGGTGTCCTATATGCCGGGAACAGATCACAAACTACATCAAGCTGTTTCCTGGTTGA
- the LOC114168389 gene encoding uncharacterized protein LOC114168389 isoform X1, whose amino-acid sequence MAASGASLDLNWLLGLLGLGEKGASISDRSIKTWLQILFFTLVIGFWFLLYHLAEDTESNHSVNEVDEFDEFDNVYELDQYFHEEDCHRTTVSGGGDGRRHGGCAFCGNFATTRCSRCKSARYCSMKCQIIHWRSRHKYECHESKVATDKTETSDNERSSKVVQNSEMESASNASTVEDGVLWSPESDMAVEVSSNNHVNNLHGCKVCDKPSTTRCSRCKAVQYCSVKCLIMDWKWHKVDCIARVDSAPTQTPHRDGGMLQNSYEEEDNVQSPGPLSLECHPAGSTSFKSPTEVSEDPSNKALLYVEDEVAKSRNETLLLQSELDEWKNLAKFEREKFQSLKRQSNYQLLVLKKEKESISDAEKKAYQVIHSLYKRLNHLQNAVQESNAEKRQLEEHVQCLESECADLKKVLQEEHKRAQRLTVESGKSHEAAKIAMKEVEAVRQEIQEEREHSQHLKENFRRDLIFAESRAAIAEEKLSDLYRKIRTSDYKICSVCLSNDKDLAFGCGHMTCRDCGSKLSRCPICREQITNYIKLFPG is encoded by the exons ATGGCTGCTTCTGGTGCATCATTGGACCTGAATTGGCTTCTGGGGTTGCTTGGTTTGGGAGAAAAGGGAGCATCCATTTCTGATCGTAGCATCAAAACATGGCTTCAGATATTGTTCTTCACACTTGTGATTGGATTCTGGTTTCTGTTGTATCACTTAGCAGAAGACACAGAAAGCAATCACAGTGTGAATGAGGTTGATGAGTTTGATGAATTCGACAACGTTTACGAGTTAGACCAGTACTTTCATGAGGAAGATTGCCACCGGACAACCGTGTCCGGTGGCGGTGATGGGAGGAGACACGGTGGCTGTGCCTTCTGTGGAAATTTCGCCACCACAAGGTGCTCTCGCTGTAAGTCTGCTAGATATTG CTCTATGAAATGCCAAATTATACATTGGAGATCAAGGCATAAATATGAATGCCATGAATCAAAGGTTGCAACAGATAAAACAGAAACAAGTGATAATGAAAGAAGCTCAAAGGTTGTTCAGAACTCTGAAATG GAGAGTGCCTCTAATGCTTCCACTGTTGAAGATGGAGTTCTGTGGAGTCCAGAATCAGATATGGCAGTGGAAGTTTCTAGTAATAACCATGTTAACAATTTGCATGGCTGCAAAGTATGTGATAAGCCAAGTACCACAAGATGTTCACGATGCAAAGCTGTGCAATACTG ctcAGTGAAGTGCTTGATCATGGACTGGAAATGGCATAAAGTGGACTGCATTGCAAGGGTTGATTCAGCTCCAACACAAACACCCCACAGAGAT GGTGGAATGCTGCAGAATTCATATGAAGAGGAAGATAATGTTCAATCACCTGGTCCTCTTTCTTTGGAGTGTCATCCAG CAGGAAGCACAAGCTTCAAGTCTCCAACTGAAGTATCAGAG GATCCTTCCAACAAAGCGTTATTATATGTCGAAGATGAAGTAGCAAAGTCTag GAATGAGACTTTATTATTACAATCAGAACTTGATGAGTGGAAGAATCTAGCAAAGTTTGAGAGAGAAAAATTTCAAAGCCTCAAAAGACAATCAAACTACCAG TTGCTTGTGttgaagaaggaaaaagaatCAATATCAGATGCTGAAAAGAAAGCCTACCAAGTGATTCATAGTTTATATAAAAGGCTAAACCACTTGCAG AATGCAGTGCAAGAAAGCAATGCAGAGAAGAGACAGCTAGAAGAACATGTACAATGTTTAGAG AGTGAATGTGCTGACTTGAAGAAAGTACTGCAAGAGGAGCATAAACGTGCTCAACGTCTTACAGTGGAATCTGGCAAGAGTCATGAAGCTGCAAAAATAGCCATGAAAGAAGTTGAAGCAGTAAGACAAGAGATACAAGAAGAGAGAGAGCATTCCCAACATCTTAAGGAGAATTTTCGCAGAGATCTTATATTTGCTGAATCTAGAGCTGCAATTGCTGAG GAAAAACTCAGTGATCTTTATAGGAAAATCAGAACGTCAGATTATAAG ATTTGTTCTGTATGCCTCTCCAATGACAAGGACTTGGCCTTTGGATGTGGACACATG ACTTGCAGAGACTGTGGATCAAAGTTATCAAGGTGTCCTATATGCCGGGAACAGATCACAAACTACATCAAGCTGTTTCCTGGTTGA
- the LOC114168389 gene encoding uncharacterized protein LOC114168389 isoform X2: MAASGASLDLNWLLGLLGLGEKGASISDRSIKTWLQILFFTLVIGFWFLLYHLAEDTESNHSVNEVDEFDEFDNVYELDQYFHEEDCHRTTVSGGGDGRRHGGCAFCGNFATTRCSRCKSARYCSMKCQIIHWRSRHKYECHESKVATDKTETSDNERSSKVVQNSEMESASNASTVEDGVLWSPESDMAVEVSSNNHVNNLHGCKVCDKPSTTRCSRCKAVQYCSVKCLIMDWKWHKVDCIARVDSAPTQTPHRDGGMLQNSYEEEDNVQSPGPLSLECHPGSTSFKSPTEVSEDPSNKALLYVEDEVAKSRNETLLLQSELDEWKNLAKFEREKFQSLKRQSNYQLLVLKKEKESISDAEKKAYQVIHSLYKRLNHLQNAVQESNAEKRQLEEHVQCLESECADLKKVLQEEHKRAQRLTVESGKSHEAAKIAMKEVEAVRQEIQEEREHSQHLKENFRRDLIFAESRAAIAEEKLSDLYRKIRTSDYKICSVCLSNDKDLAFGCGHMTCRDCGSKLSRCPICREQITNYIKLFPG; the protein is encoded by the exons ATGGCTGCTTCTGGTGCATCATTGGACCTGAATTGGCTTCTGGGGTTGCTTGGTTTGGGAGAAAAGGGAGCATCCATTTCTGATCGTAGCATCAAAACATGGCTTCAGATATTGTTCTTCACACTTGTGATTGGATTCTGGTTTCTGTTGTATCACTTAGCAGAAGACACAGAAAGCAATCACAGTGTGAATGAGGTTGATGAGTTTGATGAATTCGACAACGTTTACGAGTTAGACCAGTACTTTCATGAGGAAGATTGCCACCGGACAACCGTGTCCGGTGGCGGTGATGGGAGGAGACACGGTGGCTGTGCCTTCTGTGGAAATTTCGCCACCACAAGGTGCTCTCGCTGTAAGTCTGCTAGATATTG CTCTATGAAATGCCAAATTATACATTGGAGATCAAGGCATAAATATGAATGCCATGAATCAAAGGTTGCAACAGATAAAACAGAAACAAGTGATAATGAAAGAAGCTCAAAGGTTGTTCAGAACTCTGAAATG GAGAGTGCCTCTAATGCTTCCACTGTTGAAGATGGAGTTCTGTGGAGTCCAGAATCAGATATGGCAGTGGAAGTTTCTAGTAATAACCATGTTAACAATTTGCATGGCTGCAAAGTATGTGATAAGCCAAGTACCACAAGATGTTCACGATGCAAAGCTGTGCAATACTG ctcAGTGAAGTGCTTGATCATGGACTGGAAATGGCATAAAGTGGACTGCATTGCAAGGGTTGATTCAGCTCCAACACAAACACCCCACAGAGAT GGTGGAATGCTGCAGAATTCATATGAAGAGGAAGATAATGTTCAATCACCTGGTCCTCTTTCTTTGGAGTGTCATCCAG GAAGCACAAGCTTCAAGTCTCCAACTGAAGTATCAGAG GATCCTTCCAACAAAGCGTTATTATATGTCGAAGATGAAGTAGCAAAGTCTag GAATGAGACTTTATTATTACAATCAGAACTTGATGAGTGGAAGAATCTAGCAAAGTTTGAGAGAGAAAAATTTCAAAGCCTCAAAAGACAATCAAACTACCAG TTGCTTGTGttgaagaaggaaaaagaatCAATATCAGATGCTGAAAAGAAAGCCTACCAAGTGATTCATAGTTTATATAAAAGGCTAAACCACTTGCAG AATGCAGTGCAAGAAAGCAATGCAGAGAAGAGACAGCTAGAAGAACATGTACAATGTTTAGAG AGTGAATGTGCTGACTTGAAGAAAGTACTGCAAGAGGAGCATAAACGTGCTCAACGTCTTACAGTGGAATCTGGCAAGAGTCATGAAGCTGCAAAAATAGCCATGAAAGAAGTTGAAGCAGTAAGACAAGAGATACAAGAAGAGAGAGAGCATTCCCAACATCTTAAGGAGAATTTTCGCAGAGATCTTATATTTGCTGAATCTAGAGCTGCAATTGCTGAG GAAAAACTCAGTGATCTTTATAGGAAAATCAGAACGTCAGATTATAAG ATTTGTTCTGTATGCCTCTCCAATGACAAGGACTTGGCCTTTGGATGTGGACACATG ACTTGCAGAGACTGTGGATCAAAGTTATCAAGGTGTCCTATATGCCGGGAACAGATCACAAACTACATCAAGCTGTTTCCTGGTTGA